The following proteins are encoded in a genomic region of Brachypodium distachyon strain Bd21 chromosome 1, Brachypodium_distachyon_v3.0, whole genome shotgun sequence:
- the LOC100844033 gene encoding uncharacterized protein LOC100844033, with protein sequence MNTLVHLEGQRPQPKTRWVEDAIMDWLREKPTLGPIALHQKLFDKYKMNIPYMRIFYAKEIALDCISGPWNDSFHLLYTYKAEVEMASPGSVVEIDKHTVQYNYKSKRKEKECFRRAFVCFKACWKGFLDGCRPYLATDASALNGRWRGQLVTACAVDVHNWLFLVAFGVLEVESEESWIWFLQNLRNIIGHPPGLDIHKDACKGSETAVEMVFPGVEHRECMRHLTANFTKKFRDKVYTDNLWPATYTCSLRKHEHHVKVLYAENALVEEYMTAHHGKVWSRSKFNEICKVDYVTSNLAECFNARIKSFKGLMI encoded by the coding sequence ATGAACACACTTGTCCACCTGGAGGGGCAAAGGCCACAACCAAAGACCAGGTGGGTGGAAGATGCAATCATGGATTGGCTGAGAGAAAAACCAACACTTGGCCCTATAGCACTACACCAGAAGCTATTTGACAAATATAAGATGAACATACCTTATATGAGGATTTTTTATGCTAAGGAAATTGCTCTAGACTGCATTAGTGGTCCATGGAATGATAGTTTTCACTTGCTATACACCTACAAAGCTGAAGTTGAGATGGCTAGTCCAGGCAGTGTGGTGGAGATTGACAAGCACACTGTTCAGTACAATTACAAATcaaagaggaaggagaaggaatgCTTCAGGAGGGCGTTTGTATGTTTCAAGGCTTGTTGGAAAGGGTTCCTAGATGGCTGCAGGCCATATTTGGCTACGGATGCCAGTGCTTTGAATGGAAGATGGAGAGGACAACTTGTAACTGCATGTGCAGTTGATGTACACAACTGGCTTTTTCTAGTTGCTTTTGGTGTGTTGGAGGTAGAGTCAGAGGAGAGTTGGATATGGTTTTTGCAGAACTTGCGCAACATTATTGGTCATCCACCAGGATTGGACATACACAAAGATGCTTGTAAGGGTTCAGAAACTGCAGTGGAAATGGTTTTCCCTGGAGTTGAGCATAGGGAATGTATGAGGCACCTAACTGCCAATTTCACCAAGAAATTCAGGGATAAAGTTTATACTGACAACCTTTGGCCAGCAACATACACCTGCAGCTTGAGGAAGCATGAGCACCACGTGAAAGTTTTATATGCAGAAAATGCATTAGTGGAAGAGTACATGACTGCCCATCATGGGAAGGTTTGGTCAAGGAGCAAGTTCAATGAGATTTGCAAGGTAGATTATGTTACCAGCAACCTTGCAGAGTGCTTCAATGCAAGGATCAAGTCATTCAAAGGTCTCATGATATAG